In Malus sylvestris chromosome 2, drMalSylv7.2, whole genome shotgun sequence, the genomic stretch GAGCCAACATTTTGAATGCCATTGTTATTGTCTTCTTCCCAGGTATCTGTGCTCCAATCCTCTGTTGTTTGCAGTACCCCAAGCGGCAAGTCATGTAGCAAATTCTGTATATTCCCATTCTCCATGTAGTCATAGATAGCAATCCTTTGGTCCCCAGCTAAACAATATCCCGTCAATGGAGCAAGATTAGGGTGTTTGATTCGTCCGAGATACTCAAACTCTCTTGCAGCTTCCTGGTCTGTCAGTGTAGAACCGTGGACCAAAACTTTCACCGCTACATGAATTCCACCCGGTAGAAATCCTCTATAAACAGGCCCGAATTTCCCTTCAGCCAAAAGGGTTCCTCGATCAAAGTTCGAAGTTGCAGATAAGAGATCTGCGAATGTGAAATTCAGCAATGGCTTCTCGAAAATCACTACAGGTACTGAATTTGCTTGCTTAACATCTGCAACCCATGTTGTTGAATCAGTGTGGAAGGAAAAGGGGCCTGATACGCTTTGCTCTTCCTTGTGCGAGGTTTGTTTTACCTCCCACCTTCTGGTTTTCCTTCTGCAACAAACTGCTAGAAACAGCAGACCAGCTAGCAAGAATACCATTGAGAAGGTCAAAACCAAGGCAAGCTTTAGTACCTTGTGCTCCTTAGCCTTATTAGCTCGTGCTCCAAAAGGGCCCGGGTTTGCTGCAATGGGGCAGCTGTTTGTTGAACCAAAGAAAGATGCTTGAAGGGTTGCATTGGAAATTCCAGAAGTACATAGTGTCAAGTTATTGTAAGAGAAGTTGAAGCTCTCCATCCAAGGGAGTTTCTCCAAGAGAGACACAGGGATTTCTCCGCTCAAATTGTTGTGAGAAACATCGAAAACTTGGAGATTTCTCAAATTAAGCAATGGGATTTTGCCTATAAGATGGTTTTCAGAAAGATCAAGTGTGTTCAAGTTACTCAGCCGAGAAATTTCAGCAGGAATGCGACTGGTAAGACTAGATTTCGACAAGTTAAGGTACTCCAAACCAgaaaaagtttccacacttctcGGGAATTCTTGCCTAGTAAATCTATTGTGTGCTAGATTAAGGTGTTTGAGATTCTGGGATTGATTCCAATGATGtaaaatttctccattaagcTGATTTTCGGACAAATCTAAATAAACCAAACGAGACCAATTGTAACTAGCATTGAATTGTACCTTCGAAATGTGGCCTTCAAACCGGTTCCTGCTAAGGTCAGCCACCTCCAACAGCTCCTTAAACACTCCCATCACTGAACCCTGAAACACATTCCCTGAAATGTTCAGAGTAGTAATGGAATTCATCTCCGAAAAATCGGAGCCCCGGCCATGAATCCCATTCCCAGCAAGGTTCAATACTTGCAGCTTAGGCAATGCAGCACCAAAACCAGCTGGAAGAGAACCGTTTAACCGATTCGACGAAAGGTCAATCCAAACCAAAGATTGACAGCTCAGAATTCCTGATGGGATGCTCTTCTCAAACGAATTTCCATTGAGCTTAAGAACTCGCAGGCTGGCAAGTGAGCTTATACCAGCAGGAATCTCCCCAGAGAAATTATTGCTGGAAACGTCGAGGGTTTCGAGCAGACCGAAGTTGCCAATGTTGTTCGGCAACGACCCGGAAATCTGGTTGTTGGAGAGAATAAGGTGCTTGAGAGAACTTATGCTCCACAAATCCGAAGGAAGACCGGTGATTTTGTTGCGGCTGAGGTTCAAagtttgaagctttgtgagCTTTCCGATGGTGGTGTCGGGAACCGGACCGGAGAGCTCCAACCCGGAAGCCTCAAAGCCGATAACATCGTTGGATTCACAAGAAACTCCTTTCCATGAACAAACAGGTGCAGAGAAGTCGTAGAGactggaagaagaagatgaagaaaacgaacccatttttttcaaaaactcaGAGACAAAGAACCCATCTGTATTGGGTTGTTGGGAAGCCAATGGATTCAGGAACAGTGAAAAAACCAGTAGAGAAGCAAAGAAAGGAACACCCATTGGGAAAATAGTGCAGCAGAGAAAAGGGTGTGAGAAAGTTTAAACCTTTCTTTCTCTATCACTTTCTCTCACTAGAACTTCAGAAGCAGCATTGCAGTAGCATAAATGGTTCTGGTCCCGTTTCAGAAGTAATTGCTTGGGGACTCTGCAGCCCCATTAAATCCAACGCACAGTGTAAAGTGGGTTATCGTTTTTGGAGAAGAGAAGGCTGTTAGGCTAAAACTCCCCCCAAAAACAAGAATTTACATGCAGGACTTTATTGGGTTGGTGGTCCTTGTTATCCTCCctaagaaaaacccaaaaaaaagctCTGGGAAAATAAGCCAATGGTTGAAACAGTTCATGCAAATAACAAACTTATTGCGTTCTCAAAGAGCTAAGGGTTTTCTGGGGTTTTGACCTTTGAGAGTGGGGGAATGTGAGCTCACCTTTTGGTGGTTTTGCAGGTCCACGACCATGAAATCCTGCAGaaacaaacaacaaa encodes the following:
- the LOC126583926 gene encoding probable LRR receptor-like serine/threonine-protein kinase At2g24230 — protein: MGVPFFASLLVFSLFLNPLASQQPNTDGFFVSEFLKKMGSFSSSSSSSLYDFSAPVCSWKGVSCESNDVIGFEASGLELSGPVPDTTIGKLTKLQTLNLSRNKITGLPSDLWSISSLKHLILSNNQISGSLPNNIGNFGLLETLDVSSNNFSGEIPAGISSLASLRVLKLNGNSFEKSIPSGILSCQSLVWIDLSSNRLNGSLPAGFGAALPKLQVLNLAGNGIHGRGSDFSEMNSITTLNISGNVFQGSVMGVFKELLEVADLSRNRFEGHISKVQFNASYNWSRLVYLDLSENQLNGEILHHWNQSQNLKHLNLAHNRFTRQEFPRSVETFSGLEYLNLSKSSLTSRIPAEISRLSNLNTLDLSENHLIGKIPLLNLRNLQVFDVSHNNLSGEIPVSLLEKLPWMESFNFSYNNLTLCTSGISNATLQASFFGSTNSCPIAANPGPFGARANKAKEHKVLKLALVLTFSMVFLLAGLLFLAVCCRRKTRRWEVKQTSHKEEQSVSGPFSFHTDSTTWVADVKQANSVPVVIFEKPLLNFTFADLLSATSNFDRGTLLAEGKFGPVYRGFLPGGIHVAVKVLVHGSTLTDQEAAREFEYLGRIKHPNLAPLTGYCLAGDQRIAIYDYMENGNIQNLLHDLPLGVLQTTEDWSTDTWEEDNNNGIQNVGSEGLLTSWGFRHKIALGTARALAFLHHGCSPPIIHRDVKASSVYLDYNLEPRLSDFGLAKIFGSGMDEEISRGSPGYMPPEFSQSEYDSPTPKSDVYCFGVVLFELITSKKPFGDDYPEEKDATLVSWVRGLIRKNKGTSAIDPKVRDTGPDDQMEEALKIGYLCTADLPSKRPSMHQIVGLLKDIEQTGNR